A window of the Dyadobacter pollutisoli genome harbors these coding sequences:
- a CDS encoding ABC transporter ATP-binding protein produces the protein MKKTKITLRAQSVTKAFGNNPVLSDIDLQLNAGEWLGVLGESGSGKSTLLRILGRFLDAEQGKIYFKEEELKPVSGELIPGHESIKLIHQEFELFPNQTVEENIAYSLRFYETVYRKEKVAELMTTAGLDYVRNQKAKLLSGGEKQRTAIAKALAEQPDVLLLDEPFAHLDNHNRRVLGNAIETMRNQQKMSCIFVTHEAADALAWSDRIAVLRNGKIIQTGTPQEVYNQPVDSYVAELTGDINWLSGKDGSKDFFIRPEKIKPTKHPEKSKWQGKVEAIRFHGNHWEIRCINGDDRLAFYRNRLDLEIGQQVFLTYAAKDLRSI, from the coding sequence ATGAAAAAAACAAAAATTACCCTGCGCGCTCAATCTGTCACCAAAGCTTTTGGCAACAATCCTGTACTTTCCGACATTGATTTACAGCTCAATGCAGGTGAGTGGCTGGGGGTTTTAGGAGAAAGCGGGTCGGGTAAGAGTACCTTGCTTCGCATTCTGGGAAGATTCCTGGATGCGGAGCAAGGTAAAATTTATTTCAAGGAAGAAGAATTGAAGCCAGTAAGCGGCGAGCTGATCCCCGGTCACGAGTCTATTAAACTCATTCATCAGGAATTTGAGCTTTTTCCAAATCAAACCGTTGAAGAGAATATTGCTTACTCGCTCCGGTTTTACGAAACGGTATACCGCAAAGAAAAAGTAGCCGAACTGATGACTACTGCCGGATTGGATTATGTAAGAAATCAGAAGGCGAAGCTGCTGTCGGGTGGTGAAAAACAACGTACCGCCATTGCCAAAGCCCTGGCCGAGCAGCCGGATGTACTCCTGCTCGACGAACCTTTTGCACATTTGGATAACCACAACCGGCGTGTACTGGGCAACGCAATTGAAACCATGCGAAACCAGCAGAAAATGAGCTGCATTTTTGTAACACATGAAGCAGCTGATGCCCTGGCCTGGTCGGACCGGATTGCCGTATTGCGTAATGGTAAAATAATTCAAACGGGAACACCACAGGAAGTATATAATCAGCCTGTTGATAGCTACGTAGCCGAGCTGACAGGCGACATCAACTGGCTTTCCGGGAAGGATGGAAGCAAAGATTTCTTTATCAGGCCCGAAAAGATCAAGCCTACCAAGCATCCCGAGAAAAGTAAATGGCAGGGCAAGGTAGAAGCCATACGGTTTCATGGTAATCATTGGGAAATCCGGTGTATAAATGGAGATGACAGGCTGGCTTTTTATCGGAACCGGCTGGATCTTGAAATTGGCCAGCAGGTTTTTCTTACTTACGCTGCCAAAGATCTGAGAAGTATATAA
- a CDS encoding BrnT family toxin, translating to MAPLKFDWDGGNLMKSVDKHLIENVEAESMFDDPKKLVIMSQRSREIRYLCIAKSNRNRLLSSYFIIRNGKVRIIGTRVARKSEKQDYEDAND from the coding sequence ATGGCACCTCTTAAATTCGATTGGGACGGTGGTAACCTAATGAAATCTGTTGACAAACATCTGATCGAGAATGTAGAGGCTGAAAGTATGTTTGACGATCCGAAAAAGTTGGTCATCATGAGTCAAAGATCCCGGGAAATTCGTTACTTATGCATAGCGAAAAGTAACAGGAACAGATTGTTATCATCTTATTTTATTATCAGAAATGGAAAAGTTAGGATCATCGGAACGCGGGTTGCAAGGAAAAGTGAAAAGCAAGATTACGAAGATGCAAACGACTAG
- a CDS encoding DNA gyrase/topoisomerase IV subunit A — protein sequence MDENGATPDVEDSGLHDKLPISGLYESWFLDYASYVILERAVPAIEDGLKPVQRRIMHALNEMDDGRFNKVANVVGSSMQYHPHGDASIYDAIVNIGQKELLFDTQGNWGDIRTGDGAAAARYIEVRLSRFSKDIVFNDDTTEWQLSYDGRKREPVTLPVKFPLLLSLGVEGIAVGLSTKILPHNFCELIDASIALLQGKDITIFPDFLTGGQIDVSNYNDGQRGGKVRVRARIEEEDKKMLVIRDIPFGTTTTSLIDSIIKASDGGKIKIKKVVDNTAAEVEIQVHLAPGVSPDITMDALYAFTECEVSISPNACIIIADKPHFVGVTEILKYNTQQTVHLLHRELEIKRLGLLEKILYGSLEKIFIENRIYRDIEECETFEAVIRTIDKGLEPYKPQFYREITDDDIVELTEIRIKRISKYDGYKADELMRKWQEELAETEDNLANITRFAIDYFKDLLKKYGKGRSRRTEIRAFNQISANIVAANNQKLYVNRAEGFVGYGLKKDEYVMDCSDIDDIIIFRSDGKCLVTKVQDKVFVGKDIIYCAVFVKNDERKVYNLVYVDGKTGVSYIKRCQITAVTRDREYDLTQGTPKSKITYFTPNENGEAEIITVSLTSQSKAKVKQFDFNFAELLIKNRSAMGNILTKYPVRKITLKQAGRSTLGGVDMWFDPIIGRLNRDERGEYLGNFGPSDNILVIYKEGTYELTNFDLTNHYVPNEVLLVKKFETKLPITALYFDGAQKQHFIKRFNIETSSLDKKFLFISDSKNSKLILASTDKRPRLEIVYPKTAQKEQSSDEILVEEMVDIRGWRAIGNKLPNDKFKEVRWLPSLPDPVEEVIAIPVEEDAGEENVGEPEENLEDVSGDTLPENTVNLTEETEESPEEEHIEKEESDDEEPKTEAKSKKDPKKGPDSKSQLGLFE from the coding sequence ATGGACGAAAACGGAGCTACGCCTGACGTAGAAGATAGCGGATTGCACGATAAACTGCCCATTTCGGGTTTATATGAAAGTTGGTTTCTTGATTATGCTTCCTATGTAATTCTGGAACGAGCAGTTCCAGCCATTGAAGACGGCCTCAAACCAGTGCAAAGGCGCATTATGCATGCACTGAACGAAATGGACGACGGCCGTTTCAACAAAGTTGCCAATGTCGTAGGTTCTTCCATGCAGTACCACCCGCACGGAGACGCTTCTATCTACGACGCTATTGTCAACATTGGACAAAAAGAGCTCCTTTTCGATACCCAGGGCAACTGGGGAGATATCCGTACGGGTGACGGAGCCGCGGCCGCACGTTACATTGAGGTCCGGCTCTCTCGCTTTTCCAAAGATATTGTTTTTAATGACGACACTACCGAATGGCAGCTCTCCTACGACGGACGCAAGCGTGAGCCGGTAACGCTGCCTGTCAAATTCCCGCTGCTATTGTCGCTCGGGGTCGAGGGGATTGCGGTGGGACTTTCTACCAAAATCCTTCCGCATAATTTTTGCGAGCTGATAGATGCTTCCATCGCATTACTGCAAGGAAAGGACATCACCATTTTTCCCGACTTCCTGACCGGCGGACAGATCGACGTGTCCAACTACAACGACGGCCAGCGAGGAGGTAAAGTAAGGGTACGCGCCAGAATTGAGGAGGAAGACAAGAAAATGCTGGTGATCCGGGACATTCCCTTTGGTACCACCACCACCTCCCTTATCGATTCGATTATTAAGGCCAGCGACGGAGGCAAGATCAAAATCAAGAAGGTGGTGGATAACACCGCCGCAGAAGTGGAAATACAGGTACACCTGGCGCCTGGTGTTTCACCGGACATTACGATGGACGCATTGTATGCATTCACAGAATGTGAGGTGTCCATATCGCCGAATGCTTGTATCATCATCGCTGACAAGCCTCACTTTGTTGGTGTTACCGAAATATTAAAATACAATACCCAGCAAACTGTCCATTTACTCCATCGCGAGCTGGAAATCAAGAGACTGGGACTTCTGGAAAAGATCCTTTACGGTTCTTTGGAGAAGATATTCATTGAAAACCGCATTTACCGCGATATCGAAGAATGTGAAACATTTGAAGCAGTAATCCGCACCATTGACAAAGGTCTGGAACCTTACAAGCCTCAGTTTTACCGAGAAATCACCGATGACGACATTGTTGAGCTGACGGAGATCCGTATCAAGCGTATTTCCAAATATGACGGCTACAAGGCGGATGAGCTGATGCGCAAATGGCAGGAGGAACTGGCCGAAACGGAAGATAACCTTGCTAATATCACCCGTTTTGCGATTGACTACTTCAAAGACCTTTTGAAAAAATATGGCAAAGGCCGTTCGAGAAGAACAGAGATCAGGGCATTCAACCAGATTTCGGCTAATATCGTTGCTGCCAATAACCAGAAACTATATGTAAACCGCGCCGAAGGTTTTGTCGGTTATGGCCTCAAAAAGGATGAGTATGTCATGGACTGCTCGGACATTGACGACATCATCATTTTCAGATCCGACGGTAAATGTCTGGTAACCAAGGTTCAGGACAAAGTTTTCGTCGGTAAAGATATTATATACTGCGCGGTTTTTGTCAAAAACGATGAACGCAAAGTTTACAACCTGGTCTACGTAGACGGAAAAACGGGCGTGTCTTATATTAAACGCTGCCAGATCACAGCTGTTACCCGCGACCGCGAGTACGACCTGACTCAGGGGACGCCGAAATCCAAAATCACCTATTTCACGCCAAACGAAAACGGTGAGGCTGAGATTATTACAGTCAGCCTGACGTCGCAGAGCAAGGCGAAAGTAAAGCAGTTTGACTTCAACTTTGCTGAACTGCTGATCAAAAACCGGAGTGCAATGGGTAACATTCTGACCAAATACCCGGTTAGAAAAATAACCCTGAAACAGGCAGGCCGCTCGACGCTGGGTGGCGTCGATATGTGGTTTGATCCGATCATTGGCCGTTTGAACCGTGATGAAAGAGGTGAATACCTAGGCAACTTCGGGCCTTCGGACAACATTCTGGTGATTTACAAAGAAGGTACTTACGAGCTGACCAACTTTGACCTTACCAACCATTATGTCCCAAATGAAGTCCTGTTAGTGAAGAAGTTTGAGACCAAGCTTCCGATAACGGCGCTGTACTTCGACGGCGCTCAAAAACAGCACTTTATCAAACGATTTAATATAGAGACATCATCGCTGGACAAGAAATTCCTCTTCATCAGCGATTCTAAAAACAGTAAACTGATACTGGCAAGCACCGATAAGCGTCCTCGTCTTGAAATTGTTTATCCAAAAACAGCCCAGAAAGAACAAAGCAGCGACGAAATCCTGGTTGAGGAAATGGTCGATATACGCGGCTGGCGGGCGATCGGGAATAAACTGCCTAATGATAAATTCAAGGAAGTACGGTGGCTACCTTCTTTGCCTGACCCTGTGGAGGAAGTAATCGCCATTCCTGTGGAAGAAGACGCTGGCGAGGAGAATGTCGGTGAACCGGAGGAAAATTTGGAAGACGTTTCCGGGGACACATTACCGGAAAATACTGTTAACTTAACTGAGGAAACAGAAGAGAGTCCGGAAGAAGAGCACATTGAGAAAGAGGAATCGGATGACGAGGAACCTAAAACGGAGGCAAAGTCCAAAAAAGATCCGAAAAAAGGCCCTGATTCCAAAAGCCAGCTTGGGTTGTTTGAATAA
- a CDS encoding NAD(P)/FAD-dependent oxidoreductase: MQQTLQLVLAPEIALDDENFRQFIIKKLRLREGDNPIIRKTRQSIDARSRQVKINVQAEVYVNELPPALTQFELHYQDVTNRPQALIVGCGPAGMFAALRLIELGIKPILFERGKDVRTRRRDLAAINKEHIVNPESNYCFGEGGAGTYSDGKLYTRSNKRGDIRRILEIFVGHGANEQILIDTHPHIGTNKLPVVVSEMRESILKAGGEIHFDTKVTDLIINQNKIKGVVTNDSKEHIGIGVILATGHSARDIYELLHAKNILIESKSFAMGVRIEHPQNTIDKIQYHCETDRGPYLPAASYSLVTQTRYKGVQRGVFSFCMCPGGFIVPAATENGEVVVNGMSPSRRDSPYANSGIVVSIEEEDLVPYKELGPMAGLQLQKEIEQAACKLAGATQTAPAQLATDFVKGKISTQLRDTSYQPGLQSVDLYEVLPPNIAFPLRDALNDFGQKMRGYMSRDAQLIGVESRTSSPIRIPRERDSCEHPEVKGLFPCGEGAGYAGGIMSAAMDGERCAEQLVRLCRAS; encoded by the coding sequence ATGCAGCAGACACTTCAACTTGTTCTAGCGCCGGAAATCGCGCTGGATGACGAAAATTTTCGTCAGTTTATCATTAAGAAACTTCGGCTTCGCGAAGGTGACAATCCCATTATCCGCAAAACGCGCCAGTCCATTGATGCCCGCAGCCGTCAGGTCAAGATCAATGTACAGGCAGAAGTTTACGTCAATGAACTCCCACCCGCGCTGACGCAGTTTGAACTACATTATCAGGATGTAACTAATCGCCCGCAGGCGTTGATCGTAGGTTGCGGCCCTGCCGGAATGTTCGCGGCGCTCAGACTTATCGAACTGGGAATCAAGCCAATCCTTTTTGAAAGAGGTAAGGATGTGCGGACCAGAAGACGGGATCTTGCGGCCATTAACAAAGAACATATTGTCAATCCTGAATCCAATTACTGTTTTGGAGAAGGTGGCGCGGGGACTTATTCCGATGGGAAATTGTACACACGTTCCAACAAACGCGGGGATATCCGGCGCATTCTGGAAATTTTTGTGGGGCACGGGGCCAATGAACAGATATTGATTGACACGCACCCTCACATTGGTACCAATAAACTCCCCGTCGTGGTATCCGAAATGAGAGAAAGCATCCTAAAAGCAGGAGGCGAAATTCATTTTGATACCAAGGTTACCGATCTGATCATTAACCAGAATAAAATAAAAGGAGTTGTTACAAACGATAGCAAAGAACACATTGGAATCGGCGTCATACTGGCAACCGGACATTCAGCACGGGACATTTACGAATTGCTGCATGCCAAAAATATCCTGATCGAGAGTAAGTCGTTTGCAATGGGTGTGCGGATCGAACATCCTCAAAATACCATTGACAAGATTCAGTACCATTGCGAAACAGACCGCGGCCCCTATCTTCCTGCTGCGTCGTATAGTTTGGTTACACAAACCCGTTATAAAGGAGTTCAGCGGGGTGTGTTTTCGTTTTGCATGTGTCCGGGCGGCTTCATTGTGCCAGCGGCTACCGAAAACGGAGAGGTAGTAGTAAATGGAATGTCACCCTCCCGGCGCGATTCTCCTTATGCTAACTCTGGAATTGTGGTTTCCATTGAAGAAGAAGACCTTGTTCCATATAAAGAACTGGGACCAATGGCGGGGCTGCAATTGCAAAAGGAAATTGAGCAAGCTGCCTGTAAACTGGCCGGAGCTACCCAAACGGCCCCGGCACAATTGGCAACAGATTTTGTAAAAGGTAAAATTTCAACTCAGCTGCGTGACACTTCCTACCAGCCTGGTTTGCAATCTGTTGATCTGTACGAGGTTTTGCCACCCAACATTGCTTTCCCTTTGCGGGATGCATTAAATGATTTTGGCCAAAAAATGAGAGGATATATGTCGCGCGACGCCCAGCTGATCGGGGTTGAAAGCCGGACTTCATCCCCCATTCGGATACCGAGAGAACGTGACAGCTGCGAACACCCCGAAGTAAAGGGCTTATTCCCGTGTGGCGAAGGTGCTGGCTATGCAGGCGGCATCATGTCAGCCGCAATGGACGGCGAGCGCTGCGCAGAGCAGCTGGTCCGGCTGTGCCGAGCCAGCTAA
- a CDS encoding type II toxin-antitoxin system HicB family antitoxin: MNSKYELIMYWSEEDSTFVVEVPELPGCMADGPTQNEALLNVQVVIDQWIETAKALGREIPKPKGKLMYA, from the coding sequence ATGAATAGCAAATACGAGTTAATCATGTATTGGAGCGAAGAGGACAGTACATTCGTGGTCGAAGTACCGGAACTGCCTGGCTGTATGGCGGATGGTCCTACACAAAATGAGGCTTTGTTGAACGTACAAGTTGTAATCGATCAATGGATTGAAACAGCCAAAGCATTGGGAAGAGAAATTCCCAAACCCAAAGGGAAATTGATGTACGCCTGA
- a CDS encoding DUF5686 and carboxypeptidase-like regulatory domain-containing protein: protein MRSYILFSFLFIAVISSFKTFSQTTYTIKGKITDASTGDPIPFANIGVKGTLAGTTTNFDGLYQLTYPPPADSILVTYVGYESKSKAIAPNLPDQTIDIQLLPGTLQLREVKIFAGENPAYAVLRKIVANKKRNNADDLDAYEYVSYNKIQIDIDNLSEKFRNRKSVKKMTHIVDQYDAVKGENGETIIPIFISESVSDVYYRKNPKKKKEVINKTKVSGVGLTDGSLVSQVIGSSFQQYNFYGNWLNVLDKDFVSPIADSWKLYYEYYLSDSLYNGTNYDYHIDFEPRQEQDLAFTGSFWVDGTTFALTQMDASVGKRANINFIEKIKIQQSYEVFEDEKTWVPSKTRVLIDVDEPTKQTAGMLLKFYSANSKYKLNSPRNPKFYDTAIELKEDYKDHDSTFWVKSRPEALSATEILSFQLVDSLKVLPVVKTYTEILNIFVNGYKKIDKWNIDIGPYLFLYANNAIEGHRFRLGFKTDPGFSRKWIFSGYGAYGTRDHDFKYGAGMDYIIDRKPWTMAGVSYSKDLERLGVSAETIGPNTIFGAFSRFGAFRRPYWQEDISGYFKRELVKGLTGSVQFRHRDFRPLFPFNYRTEPSRGAESPVRSSFDITEINLETRLANKETFLQNDNERISMGNANSPAFTLRYTLGLKNFLGGDFHYHKFSFNVKQSFRAGVIGRTYYNVTFGYIPSTLPYPLLYTPLGNESLFYVDNAYNLMRYFEFISDRYIALRLEHNFEGFILNRIPAIRKLKLRMLATGKLFYGSVSDANIALTKTTDESGNEIQTFNRLKDRPYIELGYGVDNIFKAGRIDFIHRLTYLDNPNVTPFAVKISFWFSL from the coding sequence ATGAGAAGCTATATCCTGTTTTCCTTCTTGTTTATTGCAGTAATCAGTTCGTTCAAGACTTTTTCACAGACTACTTACACCATTAAAGGAAAAATCACCGACGCAAGTACCGGCGATCCCATACCATTTGCCAATATTGGTGTAAAAGGAACCTTAGCAGGCACCACCACTAATTTCGACGGCCTATATCAGCTTACATATCCCCCACCGGCTGACTCGATATTGGTGACCTACGTCGGCTACGAAAGCAAAAGCAAGGCAATAGCCCCAAATCTGCCTGACCAAACCATTGATATTCAACTACTACCAGGGACACTACAGCTGAGGGAGGTCAAAATATTTGCAGGGGAAAATCCGGCATATGCGGTCCTCAGAAAAATTGTCGCCAACAAGAAAAGAAACAATGCAGACGACCTGGATGCATATGAATATGTGAGCTACAACAAGATCCAGATCGATATCGACAACCTTTCCGAGAAGTTCAGGAACCGGAAATCGGTCAAAAAAATGACCCATATTGTCGATCAGTATGATGCGGTGAAAGGCGAAAACGGCGAGACGATCATCCCCATTTTTATCTCTGAATCTGTTTCCGACGTTTATTACAGGAAAAATCCGAAGAAGAAAAAGGAGGTTATCAACAAAACCAAAGTTTCCGGTGTGGGGCTTACCGACGGCAGCCTGGTTTCGCAGGTCATTGGTTCCTCATTTCAGCAATACAATTTTTATGGAAACTGGCTCAATGTCCTTGACAAAGACTTCGTATCGCCGATTGCGGACAGCTGGAAACTTTACTACGAATACTACCTTTCCGACAGCCTTTATAATGGCACAAACTACGATTATCACATTGATTTCGAGCCGCGTCAGGAACAAGACCTTGCTTTTACAGGCTCATTCTGGGTCGATGGTACTACATTTGCATTAACCCAAATGGACGCCAGCGTCGGCAAAAGAGCAAACATCAACTTTATTGAAAAAATAAAGATCCAGCAGTCGTACGAGGTTTTTGAAGATGAAAAAACGTGGGTACCGTCCAAAACCAGGGTATTGATCGACGTAGACGAGCCGACGAAGCAGACTGCCGGAATGCTTTTGAAATTCTATTCTGCCAATTCAAAATATAAGCTAAATAGTCCCCGGAACCCCAAATTTTACGATACTGCCATTGAGCTGAAAGAAGACTATAAGGACCATGATTCCACTTTCTGGGTCAAAAGCCGCCCCGAAGCTTTGAGCGCAACCGAAATACTGTCATTCCAGCTGGTCGATTCGTTGAAGGTCTTGCCGGTTGTGAAAACCTACACGGAAATCCTTAACATTTTTGTGAATGGCTACAAGAAAATAGATAAATGGAACATCGATATCGGGCCATATCTGTTTTTATATGCCAATAATGCGATCGAAGGTCACAGGTTCCGTCTCGGTTTTAAGACTGATCCGGGTTTCAGCCGTAAATGGATTTTCAGCGGCTACGGAGCATATGGTACCCGCGATCACGACTTTAAATACGGTGCGGGAATGGATTACATCATTGACCGAAAACCTTGGACGATGGCAGGCGTTTCGTATTCCAAAGACCTGGAAAGGCTTGGCGTATCAGCAGAAACCATTGGGCCAAATACTATTTTCGGCGCTTTTTCAAGGTTTGGCGCGTTTCGCAGACCCTACTGGCAGGAAGACATTTCGGGTTACTTCAAACGGGAGCTGGTGAAAGGTTTAACCGGAAGCGTTCAGTTCAGGCACCGCGATTTCAGACCATTGTTTCCATTTAATTACCGAACTGAACCTTCCCGTGGTGCCGAGTCCCCTGTCCGAAGTTCGTTCGATATCACGGAAATAAACCTGGAAACCCGCCTGGCCAACAAAGAGACTTTTCTGCAAAATGATAATGAACGTATCAGTATGGGTAACGCCAATTCGCCTGCATTTACATTGCGCTATACGCTGGGTCTTAAAAACTTTCTGGGCGGCGATTTCCACTACCACAAGTTTTCCTTTAATGTCAAACAGAGCTTCCGCGCAGGCGTGATCGGACGCACTTACTATAACGTTACCTTCGGATATATCCCTTCCACGCTACCTTACCCGCTGCTGTACACGCCGCTTGGTAACGAATCGTTGTTTTATGTAGACAATGCTTACAATCTCATGCGCTATTTCGAGTTCATCAGCGACCGCTACATTGCCCTGCGTTTGGAGCACAATTTTGAAGGATTTATACTTAACCGTATACCTGCCATCCGCAAGCTGAAATTAAGAATGTTAGCTACCGGCAAGTTATTTTACGGAAGCGTCAGCGATGCGAACATCGCATTGACCAAGACCACGGACGAATCAGGGAATGAAATCCAGACATTCAATCGCCTGAAAGACAGGCCTTATATTGAACTGGGCTATGGAGTGGATAATATTTTCAAAGCGGGTCGCATTGATTTTATACACCGGCTCACCTACCTCGACAATCCGAATGTTACGCCGTTTGCGGTAAAGATTTCGTTCTGGTTTAGCCTCTGA
- a CDS encoding sugar phosphate isomerase/epimerase family protein yields MSQSRRQFLNTAAVAAGAAVLTDSAWAENQAALFPVSCNQYSWITFYAREGRDWAADQDVSLTEFASTGIKAYEPAFNHAEEVTKLLPLLKKHQLVMPSVYVNTSLHQADEASKSLESVLAIADALKPAGTKIIVTNPNPIKWGSGENKSDIELAEQAKNLDKLGAELKKRGMSLAYHTHDVELRAAAREFHHMLLATNPSNVSLCLDVHWVYRGSGNSQVALFDIVKLYGKRIIELHLRQSKAGIWQETFGEGDIDYPRLAQMLNDLNVKPHLVLEQCLEKTSPKTMNGVEAHKIDMVYVKKVFGV; encoded by the coding sequence ATGTCACAAAGCCGCCGTCAATTTTTGAATACTGCCGCAGTTGCTGCCGGTGCAGCCGTACTTACCGACTCAGCCTGGGCCGAAAATCAGGCGGCACTTTTCCCGGTTTCATGCAACCAATATTCCTGGATCACTTTTTATGCCCGTGAAGGTCGCGACTGGGCAGCCGATCAGGATGTTTCATTGACTGAATTTGCTTCGACCGGCATCAAAGCTTACGAGCCTGCATTTAATCATGCCGAGGAAGTCACAAAGTTGTTGCCACTATTGAAAAAACATCAGCTGGTCATGCCATCTGTTTATGTGAATACCTCTTTGCATCAGGCTGATGAAGCTTCGAAATCATTGGAATCGGTACTGGCCATTGCGGATGCATTAAAACCGGCTGGTACCAAAATCATTGTTACTAATCCTAATCCTATTAAATGGGGAAGCGGGGAAAATAAATCAGATATTGAACTGGCCGAGCAGGCTAAAAACCTGGACAAGCTGGGGGCAGAGTTGAAAAAACGGGGTATGTCGCTGGCGTACCACACCCATGACGTGGAGCTGCGGGCCGCTGCGCGGGAATTTCACCATATGCTGCTGGCAACTAATCCTTCGAATGTTTCACTTTGTCTGGATGTACATTGGGTTTATCGTGGTTCTGGAAATTCACAGGTTGCTTTATTTGATATTGTCAAATTGTACGGCAAACGCATTATCGAGCTACATTTAAGGCAGTCGAAAGCGGGAATTTGGCAGGAAACTTTCGGAGAAGGGGATATCGATTATCCAAGACTCGCCCAGATGCTGAATGATTTGAATGTAAAACCACATTTAGTATTGGAACAATGTCTTGAAAAAACATCTCCCAAAACTATGAATGGTGTCGAGGCACACAAAATTGATATGGTTTATGTGAAGAAGGTTTTTGGGGTTTAG
- a CDS encoding DUF2442 domain-containing protein: MKIEKIWFDESNIYIVTDSGHTIGNPLKWFTRLHNASAKQRENYEIGPTGSSIHWEEIDEDLSLESFFDFNRELHYAKI, encoded by the coding sequence ATGAAAATAGAGAAAATTTGGTTCGACGAAAGCAATATATACATTGTTACTGATAGTGGCCATACTATCGGCAACCCGTTAAAATGGTTCACCAGACTTCATAATGCCTCTGCTAAACAAAGAGAGAACTATGAAATTGGCCCAACAGGCAGCAGTATTCATTGGGAAGAAATTGATGAAGATCTCAGCCTGGAAAGCTTTTTCGACTTCAATAGAGAACTACATTACGCGAAAATCTGA
- a CDS encoding NUDIX hydrolase: MAALESFSLFASQLTQKLKYPLPGESAHRTMQASSKLRLTFKPNARTRKSAVLILFYPHKNEIYFPLILRPAYDGVHSGQVAFPGGRYEPSDEDLIRTALREAQEEIGLRLNDVKILGILTELFIPASNFYVLPVIATMPYRPDFYPDPREVEDIFEIRLEEISDVNIIGSSDIQVRGEQVHAPHYMVQGYKIWGATAMMISELLSVLNALDPDSKN, translated from the coding sequence ATGGCCGCACTGGAATCCTTTTCCTTATTTGCTTCACAATTAACACAAAAACTGAAATACCCGCTTCCCGGTGAGTCAGCGCACCGGACTATGCAGGCTTCGAGCAAACTGCGCCTGACTTTCAAGCCCAATGCACGTACTCGTAAAAGCGCCGTGCTCATTTTGTTTTATCCCCACAAAAACGAAATCTATTTTCCGCTGATATTGCGCCCGGCCTACGACGGCGTACATTCCGGACAAGTGGCATTCCCTGGTGGCCGCTACGAACCGAGCGACGAAGACCTCATACGGACCGCTTTGAGAGAGGCGCAAGAAGAAATTGGCTTACGGCTGAATGATGTAAAAATCCTCGGAATATTGACCGAGCTATTTATTCCGGCAAGCAATTTCTACGTTTTGCCAGTCATCGCTACCATGCCCTATCGCCCCGACTTTTACCCTGATCCGCGAGAGGTTGAAGACATTTTCGAAATCCGGCTGGAAGAAATTTCGGATGTGAATATCATTGGATCCAGTGACATTCAAGTGCGTGGCGAACAGGTACATGCCCCGCATTATATGGTGCAGGGATACAAAATATGGGGCGCTACGGCCATGATGATCAGTGAACTGCTATCCGTGCTGAATGCATTGGACCCCGATTCTAAAAACTGA
- a CDS encoding SanA/YdcF family protein: MVFILLCNFWVVYCTRQYSYFSIDNLPSNDVALVLGTSRNSEKGKENLFFKYRMEATARLFKEGKIKYIILSGNNDSQYYNEPLDMQRALLNLGIPENVMTLDYAGFRTFDSIVRCKQVFNQDNFTIISQNFHNARALYIAHNEGINAISFAAQDVPDGYSLRTLVREYLARPKAVLDVHILRPPADVTSNNEIRKK; this comes from the coding sequence ATGGTTTTCATCTTGCTTTGTAACTTCTGGGTTGTTTACTGTACCCGTCAATACAGCTATTTTTCTATCGATAATCTCCCTTCCAATGACGTAGCCCTGGTTTTGGGCACGAGTCGGAATTCAGAAAAAGGAAAAGAAAACCTTTTTTTTAAGTACCGAATGGAAGCTACGGCGAGACTTTTCAAGGAAGGTAAAATAAAATATATTATATTAAGCGGCAATAACGATTCCCAATACTATAATGAACCACTGGACATGCAGCGCGCCTTGTTGAATTTGGGAATACCGGAAAATGTCATGACGCTGGATTACGCCGGCTTCCGGACTTTTGACTCTATTGTCCGCTGCAAACAGGTTTTCAACCAGGACAACTTTACCATTATCTCCCAGAACTTCCACAATGCAAGAGCGCTGTACATTGCTCATAATGAAGGCATAAATGCCATTTCATTTGCAGCGCAAGATGTCCCGGACGGCTACTCCCTGCGAACATTGGTACGCGAGTACCTGGCAAGGCCCAAAGCTGTACTGGATGTTCACATCCTTCGTCCGCCAGCGGATGTTACTTCAAACAATGAGATTCGGAAAAAATGA